TTGGATTTTCTGATTGGGGCGTTCCCAACGGGAAGCATTTTTCACGTTCGTTACGGCCTGAATAAAGTTTTGAAAGGTTTCCTCTTTCACGAAACTTGGACTTTCTTCGAAATAAGGAGAAAGATCCCGAACCACAGGGCGATAATTTTGGTTCTTCCACTGAACTTTGGGATAAAAACGAATCTTCCATTTGTATCCAAGGGAATGTTTGACGAATAGATTTCCCTCAGGTTCCGGCTTCACGGCGTCTTTGGAGAAAGAAAGCCCCGGGCCGTTTTCATCATCCGGATACAGATCCGCACGAAGCGACTTTGTGCTGCTTTCCAAAGCATTTCCGATTTCAGGCGAGAGAACGATTCGTTCTCCCGTAGGGCGATTCCAATGATTCACATACGAATCATATTGATTTTTTTTTGCATTGTTCTCTGCAACAATCCTTTGTCCTTGTCCGGTGAATTCTATGGAAGCCAGATAACCGCCGCTATAGATAACAAACTGGCGTTCTCTGAAACTGAGAGAATTGTTTCTAAATTTTTCAATCAAATAGGAATAAGGAGAAATCACATGATCTTTTTCCCTGGCGGCAACTCTTGCGGTATCCGATTCCGTTTTTTTTCCGAAATACAAAGTTCTCCCTGGAAGATCATCAAATTTAATATCCAACAAATCTTCGTTCACCACCAAACGCGGAGCATCTTCTCCGATACAATATGACTTTTGAATCTCTTCCGAGGATGACTCTATGAATTTTGTTTTGAGAACACTCAGATCGGAAAATGAATTTTTCACATTGAAGTTTCCTTCGTAAGTGAGGATGTCCTTTTCATCCGGATGAAAATAAGAAACGGAAAAAATCGGGGATTTTCTCCAACCTCTTTCAAACATACGGAAAAAAATCGGATCTTTTCCGAAGGCAGGCTCTTTTTCTCCGCACCAGGTTTCTTTAGGTGGAAAATAAACAACCGATTTCCAATTTTCCTTCCAGTAATTGGTTTCGGTGATGTTTTCCGTTTTTTCCTCTAAAAAGAAAAATAGGAAAAACAGTAAAACGAAGGAAACAATAACATAGATTAAACGATTTTTCATACTTCAGTTAATGATTTTTTGCGTTTCGAATGAACATAATAAGCACCGATTCCCAGAATCAGACCCGGATAAAAGAATACCCCGATAGCCCAGACGATCAGCTTTTGATTGTCCGAAAGACTGACGGTTTGAACTTCTTCCTTTTTAGGAGGAATTTCCGCGATTCCCGTGTCCTGAAAAAGCCCAGTGACGGATGCATTCGCAAAATGACCGTTCATTACATAAGCAATAAACTGGTCCGTAATCCAGGAAGTGCCCGAATGAACAATGATCCTTCCTTTTTTGTCGTCACCCAGAGAAACAGGTGTTAGAACAACAGAAAGGATTAGGTTTTCTTTGGTTTCTTCCTTGTCTTGTTTCCCGTTATTGTTTTTATCCACAAACGCATCAGTGCCTGTTTCCAAAAGATTTGCCGACTTAAATGAAAAAGGTGTTTCGCCTGTAGATTGTGTCACAAAATAACCGCTATACGGGAAAAGAACTCCCAAATCTTTTTTAGGTAAAAGATCGGTAAGTTTGTTTTCGGAAAAACGTTTCGCTATGATAACTCCGGGCTTTTCCGCTCTTTCCATCAAAGGCTCTTTCTTGAATTGCAGCCCGGAAACTTTCAACAACCAATCGAAGTTTTCGTTTCCTTTCGGTTCGATCGTAATGAATAGTTTTCCGTTTTTTTCCAAAACGAATTTTTTGATCTCGGATTGTGCTTCCGGAGAAAACGGAACCGTTGGGCCCAGGATCGCCACCATATCTGCGTCAGCCGGAAGAACTCCCGGCCATCCTTGCGAAAACCCCAACTCGGCAACTTTAAAATTCAGAAATTGCAAATTCGTATTGAATCTGTTTACCTGTTCATTCGGTACGGAACGGAATCCCACACCGAATCTTTCCCCGTTCGAAGTTGTGAAATAAATCTTTTTCTGTTCCGTGGAAACATTAAAAATACCTGCGATTAACTTACGTTCCAGTTCTTCCAAATCACTCGGTTCTTTGGCAAAGATCTTTTCTTCCGCATAAGGGGTGTTACTATCCAATAAAGAATCTTTTTTGGATCGAATCACAATCGTTCCGTTGGAAGCTTGTCCGAAATCTTTCAATAAGTCGGTTTCCACATCCGCATTGATAAAATTGATCGTGATCAGAGGATTTTCGGTTTTGATCTGGTCGAGCAATATCTCAACATCCGGACGTATCTTGGTCAAGCTGAAGGAGCTTGCAGGACCGTCCGCTTCCAAAGGCCTGGGATAAAAAGCGGTGATCGTTGTTTCTTTGTGAATCTGCTTCAAAAGATTTCTGGAGATGGGAGAAAGAGAATACTTTCCCTTCGAACTCAAATCAAAATTATAATTTCGTTTGATGGCAAAATAATTGAACGCAACTAGCACAGGCAAAACCAATAAAAAACCGAGCAGAGCATTTTGTAATAGAGAACTTTTTGTTTTGCTGAGATTGCTCTGAGCTTCCAGAGAGGACTTTCCGATTTCAGTAAATAACACCTGCAATAAAAATGCAAATGAGAATACAACGATGATCAAAAGTAAAAACTCCCGTACTTTCGGAATGGAGCTGATTTCGGAATTGATTCCTGCGATCATTTGATTGTCGAGATAATCCCTAAGCAAAGAAAACCCGAATGCGGACAATCCGAGAGCCGTGCCGATATAACGGTTGCTGTCTTCTTTCCGAAAACGATGCGCAATCATCCGATAAACAGAATCAGATAACAGAAACAAGGTGATTGCCAGAAGCCATACGATCCTACGGGAAGGATCCGTGATCATTCCATCCAACAAAAAGAACAAAAACAGGGAAACTACACTGATAAAAGGAAAAATACGATCGATTGAAACTAACACAGAACTAACCTCTCCATCTTCTGGATTCCAATACCTTTACGGTAAGGTATAAAAAAAGAAGTGATCCCGTAACAAAGAACATAATTCCCGTTAGAGGAAGAACTCCTTTTGAAAAATTGATATAATGGGAAAATATATGCAGATGAAACAGGATTTTCCTAGTTGTTGCTTGGAACAAATGGGAAAAATACCCGACCACCCAAAGCGTAAGGATGATCAACACGGAAATCAAAAGGGAAATCATCTGGTTTTTGGCAATGCTCGAACCGAAAAGACCGATCGAATAAGTAAAAGTTCCTAGCAAAAACACTCCGATCGTGCCGGAAGCAACGATATAAAGAGGGGCCTGCCAATAACTGTAAAGCAGAATCGGAAAAAGCCCGTTGATGAATATCGTAATGATTCCGCAGATTGTAACACCAAACAGAAATTTGCCGAGAACAATGTCCGCATCGGTGATCGGGCTTGTAAAAAGCAATTCCAGAGTTCCTTTGTTTCTTTCTTCTACGATCGAACCCATGGATATGATGATCATCGCAATGAGGATCGTAGTCATAAAGGATATGAAGGTAACAATGGTGGCTTCTTCATAATTTGCTCTTCCGTTGAAGTTCAAAATCATGATAAAGAGCGCATTCAAAAAAGCGGTTCCGCCCAAAACCAAAGGTCCCATATATGTGCCGAAAAATAATTTTAATTCTTTTTTATAAATCCAAACAGCGATTTGCCAATTCATATTTTCTCCATAAAGATTTGTTCCAAAGATACTTCCTGTTTTTTTAAGGATTCGATTTGGATTCCGGAAGCGATTGCCGAAGTGAATAATTTTTCTTTGAAAGATTTAGGCTCGCGTGCTTTGATCAGAAAAACCGTCTCCTCATTCTGAACGCCTAAGTATTGTAAGTTGTCTTCCGGAGAAAGCTGCGAACGAAGGAAATTTTCCAATTCTTCCTTTCCCCTTCCGGAAAGTCCGATTTCCCAACCTGCCACCCGGCTCATTTCCTCTTCCAATTGTTTCAAACTGAGTTGTTGTCTGAGAGAACCTTTGTGTAAAAATAAAAACTTATCACATGTCTTGTAAATTTCGGAAAGGATATGACTGGAAATCAGAACCGTATGTTCTCCCGCCAAACTGCGGATCAGATTTCTGATCTCTACGATTTGTTTCGGATCGAGTCCGGAAATCGGTTCATCCATAATGACAACCGCAGGATTTCCCAGGATGGCTTGAGCGATTCCCACTCTCTTCCTGAATCCGAGGGACAAAGTGCTGATCAAACGGTCTTTTACTTCCGACAAATTTGTTTTTTGAAGAACGCGATCGATTTCACCGTTTAACTTTGATTCTTCTATTTTTTTCAAACGACTTACGAATTTAAGATAATCTTCCACACTCAGATCTTCGTAAAGAGGAGGAGATTCGGGAAGATAACCTATTTTCTGTTTGGCTTCAAGAGGATGCTCGAAAATGGATTTGCCGTCAATTTGCGCATCCCCCGCACTTGGAATCAGATAACCCGTCAAAATACGAAGGGTTGTCGTTTTTCCGGCTCCGTTTAGACCGAGAAGCCCGACGACTTCTCCCTTTTCCAACTTGAAATTCAAGCCTGTAATGGCTCGTTTTTCCCCATAAAATTTAGATAAATTGCTGACTTGAATCATAACTCTGGTTTTATTTTAAGTATATTTGAACGTATGAATGACTTTTACGAAAAAATCAAAGGCTTTTTCAAGGATGAGTCAAGCTTGTTGGAAGCAAAGCAACTTCTTTCGGAAAATTGGGAGAAATTGGCTCCCGATTATCTCAACAAAATTCTGGAAACCATTCGGGACGCCGTCTTTATCTTAGATTCCAATTGGAACTATATTTATCTGAATTCAAAGGCCTTGGAAATGGTCGAACTTTCCCCCGGTCAAATCATAGGGAAAGAAGTCTGGACGGTCTTCCCCGAAGTCAAAGAAAGCGAGCTCGGAGAAAGGATGAGAACTGCAGTTCGGGAACGCAAGAGCATGCAATTCGAACACATTCATGCCTTGGGGGAAAAATGGTATGATCTTCTCGTTCTTCCTTCTCAAGACTTTTTATTCGTTCTCGCCACGGAGATCACCTCACAAAAGAAGGTGGAACGGGGCTACGAAAGCGTAGTTTCCAAAAACCGTGCCATCATCAATTCCATCCCGGACAAACTCTATCGGATTCATAAAGACGGAATCGTAATTGATTACAAAATGTACCCTGATTTTCCGGGGTGGGATATGCCCTCCGGAAATTCGGAGGAACGATTTTCTTCCGTAGAATCTCTTTTTCCCGAGGAAAGTTTAAGTTCTATCCGTAATATGATTTCACAGGTGCTAACCTTGGATCAAACGCAATCAATTGAATATTCCAAAGAGGAATACGACGGGGTCAAGTTTTACGAGGCAAGGATTGCCAAAAGCGGTCCGGAAGAAGTTTTGGCAATCGTTCGTAACATTACGGAAAGAAAGAAAGCGGAACGCTTGAAAAACGAATTTATCAGTTTGGTAAGCCATGAACTTCGTACTCCCCTGACTTCGATTAAAGGTGCCATCGAACTTTTAATCGGCGGAGTAGCGGGAGATTTGTCCAACCAGGCAAAATCGCTATTGAATATTTGCCGCAAAAACACTCTGCGTCTGGTTCGGTTTGTGACGGATCTACTGGATATAGAAGCACTTGATTCGGGAAATATCAATTTTAAATACAAAGCGTTCTTTCTGGAAGATGTGATTCAAGCTTCCGTTGACGGAATGAGAACATTCGCAGAACAATATCATGTTTTGCTTAATTATCAGAAAGATGCGGATTCCATTTCCGTATATGTGGACGAAGATCGGTTGAATCACTGCGTTACCAATCTGATTTCCAATGCGGTCAAATACACTCCAAAGTATTCGGAAGTTATGATCCGAGTCGGCAAAACCGATTTGGGAGCCTATATTCAAGTGATAGACCAAGGTCCGGGAATTGATCCTGATTTTCAACCGAGATTGTTTCACAGATTCGCGCAAGGGACACCCCCCAAAGATAAGTTAGTTGGTGGGACAGGACTGGGATTGTCCATTACCAAGGGATTTATTGAAGTGATGAAAGGATCTATTGATTTTATCACTAGTCCCACGGGAACCTCGTTTACAATTACCTTACCTTTGTATGATTTGAATTCCCTTTCTAAATTCGCAGAAGGACAGAATCAATGAGAACGAACCCGAAACATATCAAAACGGTTTTGATCGTAGAAGATGAAGAAGATATTATTGAAATCCTTCGCATCGCTATTGAATACAATTCCGATTTTAACGTATTCTTTGCAAAAACAGGACCGGAAGGATTGCAAAAAGCAATCATATTGCAACCCGACTTGATCTTGTTAGATGTATTGATGCCGGGAATGAACGGATTGGAATTGATAGAAGAACTGAGAGTATTTCCCGAAACAGCGGGAATTCCTGTTGCTTTCATCACTTCGCGGGTGCAAAAAAACGAAATCCAGGAATACCAAAAAAGAGGGGCGATCGGCGTGATCGAAAAACCATTCGCTCCACTTGAAATCACCGCGAAGATTTATACTTTGTGGAACGAGGCGATAACCAAATAACTTTAATTTGGTGCAGACTCTTTCATAAAGAGCCTCGCACCAAATCGTATCGACTAATAACCTTTTAAAACTTCATCCTGTTTGTTTAGGAGTTTGACAGAAAGTCTGGGCCCTACTTCTTCCACAATCCGGGATGCCACATAGTTCCCCCATCTGGCGGAACGTTTCGGCGTGAATCCATGTGTCAATCCGTAGAGAACACCTGCTGCGAATGCGTCGCCCGCTCCCGTAGTATCCACAGGTTTTACCGGAAATCCGGGAACCAGTTCGATTTTTCCGTCCTGGCAAACGTAAGCACCTTCTTTGCCCGCAGTCATAAATACCAACGGAGATAAAGTCCCGATATAAGCAACCGCTTCCAAAGGATCTTTTTTTCCGCTCAGTGCCAGCCCTTCTTCCGTATTGCAAAAAACCACATCTACATAATCTTTTGTTAGTTGAATGAATTCATCGCGAGTTCGGTTTACACAAAAAGGATCGCTGTATGTAAACGCTACTTTGACCTGGTTGGCTTTTGCTTCTTTCATGGTAAGCTGGCTCGCTTTTTTTGTAGAGTCCCCGTCCCAAAGATAACCTTCCACATAGACAAATTGAGAAGATTTCAAATCTTCCAAATGAATGTCTGAAGGCGAAAGCGAAGTGGAAATACCCAAACAAGTGAGCATGGTTCTCTCCGCATCCGGTGTTGTTAAGACCACACAAGTTCCCGTATGGCCTTCTTTATCAGGAGCTGTCTCAAATCGGACGCCTGCATCCTCCATATCCTTTTTGTAAAATTCACCGTATGTGTCGTGAGTGACTTTTCCCGCATAACAGCAATTTCCACCTGAGTTGGCGATCGCAATCATCGTGTTAGCGGCACTGCCGCCGGATCTGAGTTCTTTTTTGATTTCGTGGAGATCGGCGAGGATTTGTCCTTGTCTCGTTTCATCGACCAGGGTCATTATACCTTTGTCTATTTTTTGTTTATCTAAAAATTTCGGTTCTACGAATGCGATAATATCAACAAGTGCGTTTCCCACACCAAATACGTCATATTTCTTCATGAAAGCTAAATTGAAATCCTTTGGATCTAAGTCCTCTTTTTTTTGAACCAATTGCAGAGAATCTTTAACTCTTCTGACAGAGGAAAAGTATGCAAGAGAATCGTTGGCGGATGGGTGAAGTTCTTGTTTTTGCAGATACTTCCGTTTCCAGTTTGTTGCTATCTGAAATGGGCGCCGGGTTTTATCGCAGGCTTCTTAGAAGAAGTCACGATAGCAGAGATCTATTTTGCCGATTGATCCGTAAACACCGGGAAAGGTTGGTGGTGCATCTGAGTTCGGTGAGACAAAAGAGAAATTTAAGGATTACTTATCAGAGTCATTTGGAAAATGCGGAGAGTTATTATGTGAAGGTGAACTTTCGGCCGGGACATGAGGATTGGGCGGAGATAGGATTGATTGCGGGGAATTTTAGGGTTTCCAGGACTCTGATTGTGAGTTTGATGATATTTTGGGAGATGGAAGGTGAGGGTAAAAAGAGCGTATGTGTTCCTACATTTCAATCGAAGCCCAAAGAGATCATAGTCATCTACCGACTCAAACCCTTCCGATTAACAAGATCCTTCCACCTCCGGCCCTAAACCAAAACCAATCCACATCTTGCGGTTGCAAAATGTAGAATCATTCAGATACTGGAAAAAAATAGGAATCTAATCTATGTTATCTCTCCAAAAACATCCCAATGGACCTCTTGCCAAACAAGTCCTCCTAGTCATTTTAGATGGAGTAGGATTCACCAAACAAGGTGTAAATGACGGAAACGCGGTGGAAGCCGCAAAAATGCCTGTTCTCAAAAACCTTTGGCAAACAAGACCGACACTCCATTTACGGGCACATGGAACCGCCGTGGGAATGCCAAGCGACGAAGATATGGGCAATTCCGAGGTGGGTCATAATGTTCTAGGTTCGGGACGCATTTTCGACCAAGGGGCAAAATTAGTCAGCGCCTCGATTGACTCCAAAGAAATGTTCCAGGGACCTATTTGGAAAAAGATAATCCAAAACGTAAAAACAAACAATTCCACATTACACTTCTTAGGTTTACTATCCGATGGAAATGTTCATAGCCATATAGATCATTTGCGGGCGATGATTGATGTTGCCCAAACGGAAGCAGTTCCCAAAATCAGACTTCATATTTTACTCGATGGTAGGGATGTTCCCGAAAAATCCGCCCTTGATTATCTCACCCCCTTGGAGTCCCATCTAAGCGAACTCAAAAAATCGGGACTGGACATTTCCGTTGCCTCCGGAGGAGGAAGAATGGAAATCACTATGGACCGTTACGAAGCAGATTGGTCAATGGTGGAACGGGGCTGGAAGGTACACGTATTAGGTGAAGGAAGAAAATTTGCTTCTGCTACCGAAGCAATCGAAACGTTCCGCAAAGAAGATCCGAATGTAATCGATCAATACCTTCCTTCCTTTGTTGTTGCGGACCCGACCGGCAAACCGGTCGGGTCTGTGGAAGACGGCGACTCCGTTATCTTTTTTAATTTCAGAGGAGATCGCTCCATTGAAATCTCAAGAGCATTCACGGAAGAAAACTTTGCCCCTTTCAACAGAATCCGATTTCCCAAGATCGAATTTGCAGGCATGATGCAATACGACGGAGATTCATTTATCCCCAAACAATACTTAGTTTCTCCACCGGTCATCGATCGCACAATGGGAGAATATTTGGTGAACGAACATGTAGCTCAGTACGCGATTTCGGAAACGCAAAAATACGGGCATGTTACTTTTTTCTGGAACGGAAATAAATCAGGATACTTCAACCAGGCTCTCGAAACTTACGAAGAAGTGAAATCCGATGTCATTCCTTTTGACCAAAAGCCGGAGATGAAAGCGAAAGAAATCACGGACACTCTCATCCAAGCGATCCAAAGTCACAAATATCCTTTCTTAAGAGTCAATTACGCTAACGGAGATATGGTGGGACATACCGGCAATATGGAAGCAACTGTCAAAGGTTTGGAATACCTGGATTCCTGTATCGACCGTTTGGTAAAAATCTGCAAAGAGTCGGGAACGGTACTTTTTATCACTGCCGATCACGGAAATGCGGATGAAATGTACCAGCTGGACAAAAAAGGACACGCGCAAACTTCCAAAGATGGCAAACCTGTCCCGAAAACCAGCCATACATTGAATCCTGTGCATTTCGTCGTTTTCGATCCGGAATCGAAAATCCAATTCGTAGAACAAGACCCTAACTTCGGTTTAGCGAACATAGCTGCGACCGTATTGGACGTATTGGGATTTGAAGCACCTGTCGGATACCACCAAAGCCTGATCCGAAGGTAGTCTTTCCATGAAGGTTTTTTCTGTTTTAAGTTTCTCTTTTCTTTCCTTATTTTTCATCTCATGCTCCGAAGAGGCAGGATCTCTATCGGAAGCAAAAAAAAAGGAAATCCGAACCAAACTAAGACAGGAAAACTTTCAAGGAGTGGTTCTAGTTGCCAAAGGAAAGGACATTCTATTCAGAGAAACTTTCTATCACAAAAAGGGAAACCAACCGAATCAACTCTACAGAAAACATAGTTTCCCGTTAGGTGAAGTAACAAAACCTTTTACAGCATTTGCACTCAAAGTTCTTCTCAGAGAGAAAAAAATCAAAGAGTCCGATCCTGTAGTCAAATATCTTTCCTGGTTTCCTTATAAAGAAATCACGATTGAAAATTTGCTCAAACATACGAGCGGACTTCCCCGATTCATAGAAATCGATTCCCATTTTGATTCCAAACCGGAAGCTCAAAAAAGAAGTCAGGTTCGTAATAGTTTTACCTCTTCCGTCTTACTACCTTCCTTTCTCCCAGGAGAATATTGGAAGTATACAAGACTCGATTATTTTATATTAGGCTATCTGATTGAGGCACTTTCTGAAAAATCATATTCAGATTATATCAAAGAAACCATTTTAAAACCCTTGAATATGAATCATTCCTACGTGGATGTTCATGATCCGTTTCTGGGAAATAGCGGAATTTATTCCAATCCGGAAGATCTTGTTCTTTGGAAAGAAGAGTTATTACATCCGAGTCTATTACCCAAAAAAGAAGTGGAAAAACTTTTTCAAAAAACCATCCTACAGGATTCCATTTCGCAAGATTCTATTTTCTTCGGAGAAGGGATGTATGTAGGAGAGTATTTTCATTGGGCCTATGGAAAGGCAAAAGGAATCGCCAATCTATTTTATCAAGATAGGAAAAGCGATATATTGATATCGATTGTAAATCCCTGGGGAGGTACCAAGGGAGATTTGTCCTTTTATAAATCCATTCTCACCGAATCTCTATTTGGCGGAAAAAAACTAAAACTGAGAGACGTTCCCAAAAACCAAATGGAAGTGGATTTGGAAACTTTGATGAAAGAAAACAAAGTGCCTGCTGTCGGTGTCGCAGTTTATAAAAATTACAAATTGGTTTGGAAAAAAAACTACGGTGTCCGTAATTTAAAAACTTCTACCAAAGTGACGGACAATACTTTATTTCGCGCTGGCTCCCTTTCCAAAACAGTCACTGCAGTTACGGCAGTGAAATTGGCCGAAGAAGGAAAACTGAATCTGTATTCCAATTGGAATCAAAAACTACTGAAATTTCATATCAGCCTAAAGAAAAAAGAAAAAGGCGCATTTGTTAATCTGGACAGTCTGCTCTCTCATACGAGCGGACTCACGGAAAAAGGAAATTGGGATGATCCGATCAACCAAAACAAAAAGCACCTAACAGATATTCAGGATTCCTTCTCTCCGAAACCCGGCCACGGTCTGGAAATATACTACAAACCGGGATCTAAATCCCGTTATTCGGGAGCGGGTTATAGCGTCATCCAGGAAGCAATCGTAGAAGCGACAAAACTTTCCTTTCCTAAAGTAATCACTAAATATGTAGGAAAACCCTTAGGTTGGAAACGAAGCAGCTTTCGTCAAAATCTTACCGAAGCGGACGATCACTGCGAAGGTCATGATGAAAAGGGGGAAATTCTGGAAGAAAAAAAATTCGTCACCCCCGAACTGGCCGCAGGGGGACTCTGGACCACTCCCGAAGAGATTGGAAACGTATTTGCGGAAGTGGCGCTCGCCACCAAAGGCGGGTCGTCTCTTATTTCCGAATCTTCTGCAAAATACCTGCTCACTCCGAAAATGAGTGCTGCGAACCTGACAGTGCACGCCCTCGTGGGCAGGGGCTTTTTCATCAATCAATCCGGACCTTCCGAGTATTTTTTCCATGGTGGCCATACAAAGGGACATAAGTCGCTGGCATTTTTCAACGCGGGCAAGGGATATGGGATCGTAATTATGACCAATTCGGAAAATGGCTCCGGTCTTATCTGGAGAATCCTCGGGGCTGTTTCCGCTCAAGAAAAATGGGATAAATTCGTAAATTAATCTGATTGACCAATGTCAAAAATTGATTATCCTCTAAGCGTTTAATGGAATACACTGAGTCAAAGACAAATGACATTATAGTTCTGAAACTTTTCGGAAACTTAGATATGTTAAATGCCGGAATCCTGAAGGAAAGAATCAGGGAGTCTTTTGCTCAAAACGAGTTCAAATTCATATTTGATCTGGAAGGAGTGAACTTCATCGACTCTTCCGGTTTCGGGCTGATCATGTCGCTCAACGACAAACTTGCCGAATCAGGCGGAGGGCTTAGGATCGCAAATGTATCCAAAACCATCCAACAAATTTTCCGTATCTCTAAAATCTCTTCCGTGATTTTGATTTTTGAATCTCTGGACGAAGCACTTTCTTCTTTTAAGAAGTAAACGCACCTACCATCTTTTTCCAAAAATTCCGCAGTTTCGCTACTTTGGCATTTCCCGGAGAATTTTCCTCCATCGTTTCCAATAAGACTCCCGCCTTGTCCGTATTTTTCATATGCATCAGAATTTCAGTTAACAAAAGTAAGTTTTTAAAATTTTTGGGATCGCGGAGTCTGAGTCTTTCCGAAAAATCACAAGCTTGTTCATAGTTTCTTTTTTGTTTATAAGCAAACGCGATGTAAAAAAGAAAATCAGTATCCTGCGGATTGGTCTTTAGATATTTTTCCGCATGAACAAT
The nucleotide sequence above comes from Leptospira kobayashii. Encoded proteins:
- a CDS encoding Gldg family protein, with amino-acid sequence MLVSIDRIFPFISVVSLFLFFLLDGMITDPSRRIVWLLAITLFLLSDSVYRMIAHRFRKEDSNRYIGTALGLSAFGFSLLRDYLDNQMIAGINSEISSIPKVREFLLLIIVVFSFAFLLQVLFTEIGKSSLEAQSNLSKTKSSLLQNALLGFLLVLPVLVAFNYFAIKRNYNFDLSSKGKYSLSPISRNLLKQIHKETTITAFYPRPLEADGPASSFSLTKIRPDVEILLDQIKTENPLITINFINADVETDLLKDFGQASNGTIVIRSKKDSLLDSNTPYAEEKIFAKEPSDLEELERKLIAGIFNVSTEQKKIYFTTSNGERFGVGFRSVPNEQVNRFNTNLQFLNFKVAELGFSQGWPGVLPADADMVAILGPTVPFSPEAQSEIKKFVLEKNGKLFITIEPKGNENFDWLLKVSGLQFKKEPLMERAEKPGVIIAKRFSENKLTDLLPKKDLGVLFPYSGYFVTQSTGETPFSFKSANLLETGTDAFVDKNNNGKQDKEETKENLILSVVLTPVSLGDDKKGRIIVHSGTSWITDQFIAYVMNGHFANASVTGLFQDTGIAEIPPKKEEVQTVSLSDNQKLIVWAIGVFFYPGLILGIGAYYVHSKRKKSLTEV
- a CDS encoding ABC transporter permease; amino-acid sequence: MNWQIAVWIYKKELKLFFGTYMGPLVLGGTAFLNALFIMILNFNGRANYEEATIVTFISFMTTILIAMIIISMGSIVEERNKGTLELLFTSPITDADIVLGKFLFGVTICGIITIFINGLFPILLYSYWQAPLYIVASGTIGVFLLGTFTYSIGLFGSSIAKNQMISLLISVLIILTLWVVGYFSHLFQATTRKILFHLHIFSHYINFSKGVLPLTGIMFFVTGSLLFLYLTVKVLESRRWRG
- a CDS encoding ABC transporter ATP-binding protein translates to MIQVSNLSKFYGEKRAITGLNFKLEKGEVVGLLGLNGAGKTTTLRILTGYLIPSAGDAQIDGKSIFEHPLEAKQKIGYLPESPPLYEDLSVEDYLKFVSRLKKIEESKLNGEIDRVLQKTNLSEVKDRLISTLSLGFRKRVGIAQAILGNPAVVIMDEPISGLDPKQIVEIRNLIRSLAGEHTVLISSHILSEIYKTCDKFLFLHKGSLRQQLSLKQLEEEMSRVAGWEIGLSGRGKEELENFLRSQLSPEDNLQYLGVQNEETVFLIKAREPKSFKEKLFTSAIASGIQIESLKKQEVSLEQIFMEKI
- a CDS encoding PAS domain-containing sensor histidine kinase — protein: MNDFYEKIKGFFKDESSLLEAKQLLSENWEKLAPDYLNKILETIRDAVFILDSNWNYIYLNSKALEMVELSPGQIIGKEVWTVFPEVKESELGERMRTAVRERKSMQFEHIHALGEKWYDLLVLPSQDFLFVLATEITSQKKVERGYESVVSKNRAIINSIPDKLYRIHKDGIVIDYKMYPDFPGWDMPSGNSEERFSSVESLFPEESLSSIRNMISQVLTLDQTQSIEYSKEEYDGVKFYEARIAKSGPEEVLAIVRNITERKKAERLKNEFISLVSHELRTPLTSIKGAIELLIGGVAGDLSNQAKSLLNICRKNTLRLVRFVTDLLDIEALDSGNINFKYKAFFLEDVIQASVDGMRTFAEQYHVLLNYQKDADSISVYVDEDRLNHCVTNLISNAVKYTPKYSEVMIRVGKTDLGAYIQVIDQGPGIDPDFQPRLFHRFAQGTPPKDKLVGGTGLGLSITKGFIEVMKGSIDFITSPTGTSFTITLPLYDLNSLSKFAEGQNQ
- a CDS encoding response regulator → MRTNPKHIKTVLIVEDEEDIIEILRIAIEYNSDFNVFFAKTGPEGLQKAIILQPDLILLDVLMPGMNGLELIEELRVFPETAGIPVAFITSRVQKNEIQEYQKRGAIGVIEKPFAPLEITAKIYTLWNEAITK
- a CDS encoding adenosine kinase gives rise to the protein MKKYDVFGVGNALVDIIAFVEPKFLDKQKIDKGIMTLVDETRQGQILADLHEIKKELRSGGSAANTMIAIANSGGNCCYAGKVTHDTYGEFYKKDMEDAGVRFETAPDKEGHTGTCVVLTTPDAERTMLTCLGISTSLSPSDIHLEDLKSSQFVYVEGYLWDGDSTKKASQLTMKEAKANQVKVAFTYSDPFCVNRTRDEFIQLTKDYVDVVFCNTEEGLALSGKKDPLEAVAYIGTLSPLVFMTAGKEGAYVCQDGKIELVPGFPVKPVDTTGAGDAFAAGVLYGLTHGFTPKRSARWGNYVASRIVEEVGPRLSVKLLNKQDEVLKGY
- a CDS encoding DUF1564 family protein, with protein sequence MQENRWRMGEVLVFADTSVSSLLLSEMGAGFYRRLLRRSHDSRDLFCRLIRKHRERLVVHLSSVRQKRNLRITYQSHLENAESYYVKVNFRPGHEDWAEIGLIAGNFRVSRTLIVSLMIFWEMEGEGKKSVCVPTFQSKPKEIIVIYRLKPFRLTRSFHLRP
- the gpmI gene encoding 2,3-bisphosphoglycerate-independent phosphoglycerate mutase, coding for MLSLQKHPNGPLAKQVLLVILDGVGFTKQGVNDGNAVEAAKMPVLKNLWQTRPTLHLRAHGTAVGMPSDEDMGNSEVGHNVLGSGRIFDQGAKLVSASIDSKEMFQGPIWKKIIQNVKTNNSTLHFLGLLSDGNVHSHIDHLRAMIDVAQTEAVPKIRLHILLDGRDVPEKSALDYLTPLESHLSELKKSGLDISVASGGGRMEITMDRYEADWSMVERGWKVHVLGEGRKFASATEAIETFRKEDPNVIDQYLPSFVVADPTGKPVGSVEDGDSVIFFNFRGDRSIEISRAFTEENFAPFNRIRFPKIEFAGMMQYDGDSFIPKQYLVSPPVIDRTMGEYLVNEHVAQYAISETQKYGHVTFFWNGNKSGYFNQALETYEEVKSDVIPFDQKPEMKAKEITDTLIQAIQSHKYPFLRVNYANGDMVGHTGNMEATVKGLEYLDSCIDRLVKICKESGTVLFITADHGNADEMYQLDKKGHAQTSKDGKPVPKTSHTLNPVHFVVFDPESKIQFVEQDPNFGLANIAATVLDVLGFEAPVGYHQSLIRR